GCCCATGGGCAAACGACGCCACTCGTGCCGCGAGCATCGCGATGATCAGATGCGAGTGGATGACATCCGGCTTGTACTCCCTGACGAACTTCATCAGCCGCCACTGCGCGGCCATCAGCCCGGGCAACTGCCTGATACGACGGGACAGTCCGAACCCGATGATCTCCACCCGGACGCCCCCGACCTTGCGCAGCCGGTCGGCGAGCGGCCCTTCGCGGGGCAGCACCGCGCAGACCTCGTGGCCCAGCTCGGCCAGCCCCCGCACCTGATCGTGGAACCAGCTCCCACCGACGGCGGTCGAGGTGATCTGAAGGATGCGCAACCGCCGCGGGTGCTTCCCGCTCCCGAACGTACTCATGACGCCACCGGCGCAGGCTCCGACGCCAGTACCGGTGCCGACGCCCGTAGCGGTACTGATTCCGGCACCGGTGCCGGTGCCGGTTCCGACCCCCGTGATGGGCCGACCGGAACCGGCTTCGCAGCCAGAATGATCAGCATCAGGGCGGCCAGCAGAGGGGGCACCAGCAGCACCTCACCGAACAGCGAGCAGACCCCGGCACCGACCATGGCCAGCAGCGCCGCCTCACCCGCAGGATCACCTGAGCGGATCGCCCGCCAGGCCCGGCGGCCGCCGAGCAGGGCAAGTGCGCCGATCCCGAGCGCCCCCACAAGCCCCGTCTGCGAGAGAACGGTCAGATACGTGTTGTGCGCGAATTCCAGGAGCGGGAACTGTAGGAACATGACCTCGTAATCACCGGTGGCTTGGTAATAGGCGGGCAACTGGGCGGCGAAGTTCAGGTATCCGACGCCGAAAGCCGGGTGCGCCTCGAACATCCGCAGGGCGCTGCTCCACAGATCGAGCCGTACAGCGGAGTTGGCGTCCGGGGCGCCGCCGAGGATCGAGTCGAACCGGGCCGCGATCGCCGCGGGCAGCAGCGGCAGCATGCAGGCCGCGCCGGCACCCAGGGCCAGGGCACCGCGCAGTGATCTGCGGGCGGCATAGAGCGCGATCATCGCGATGCCCGCCAGATAGGCCGCGCGGCTCAGCGAGTACGCAACCCCCAGTGCGAGCACGACGACCGCGGCGGCGGTTGCCAGTCGCGTCAGGCGCCCCCGGGCGGCCGAACAGCGTCTGATCAGGACCGCGGTCGCCATGACGAGCAGAGCCCCCACGGCGTTGTGGTTGGCTGTGCCCTCTTGGGTGATGGCCAGAACAGCAGTGTCGGCGGGCGTGAGGTCCGCCTTCATGGCGAAGATGGACCCGGCTTGGGCGATTTCGATCACCGCCAGAATCACACTGCCGCAGCAGAACACCGTGAGCGCTCGGTCAAGAGCGGGTCCCGGTGGCGCGATCAGTGGTACGAGCAACAGCGGCGCGCACGTCAGCAGCAGGTACTGCCAGTTTCCGGTTCCCTGCAGCCGGGTGTCGCCGACCACGGCGCTGGCGGCCGCCATATAGGCGACCGTGCCCACGGTGATCAGGGCGCCGATCAGTTTCGGCCACGCGATTCCCGCGCCGGAGACGACGCGACCCAGCAGGCAGACGAGCATCAGGGCGGCCAGCCGTCTCGGGCTGATGAGCGATGTCCCGATGTCCGACTGCGAGAGCGGGATCGCGGCTGCGAACACATACAGACCCGCGTCCGGGATCAGCAGGCAGGCCACGACGACGACCGCAAGGCCGACGGCGGCGCTGACCAGGCTGACGGCGGGGCCGTACGCCATCGCGAGGTAGCCGACACCTGCCACGGTCACAAGTCCCGCCGCGACCAGGGGGGTTCGCCTGAACATCATGGACCTCACGTACCTCGGATACACGGTCTGCCGGCGGTCGCCGCCCCACTTGGCCACCAGTCGGCCGACCGGTCGGCGCGCAGGGGCGGGCTGCCCGCTCTCGGTGGCGGGCCGAGCCGGAGGGTGCTGGCCGGCGCGGACGCCCCACCGCACACCCCTGCCGATCAGCACCGCGAACACCAGGTATCCGGCCGAGTCGGCCACGCCGGCACCGACTGCCGCACAGCGGGGGGTCAGGACTGCGAGCAGAGCGACGTTGACCATCCCGGCGATCACGGTGGCCACGATGACCGGCCGAAGCAGGTCGGTGGCCGCCAGATAGGCCTGCAGCGAGCGGCCCATGCTGAACAGCACCAGGCCCGGGAGCATCGCCCAGATCACCTGCACGGCACCGGAGTACGGCCGCCCGTAGACCGCCGGGATCAGGATGGGCGCAGCTGCCGCCACCATGGCGGCGGACACGGCGGCGGCGGCGAAAACGGTCCGGGCGATCCTGGCCGCCGCCCGCGCGTCGACGGCACCCGACGTGACCGCGGGAAACATCACCAGTGCGACCGCCGTCGGAAGCAGGAACATCGCCTCGGCCACGGGCAGTGCGACGGCGTACATGGCCACGGCCGTCGCCCCGGCGAGCAACTGGATCACCGGCACATCGAGACGCAGCATTCCGTAGTGGATGAGATTCGGGAGATAGGCCCTGAGGGCGAAGCTGCCGAAGGTCCGGGGGGACACCCGTTCACCATCGTCGTGGACCCGGGTCGTGGTCGCGATCAGCAAGACCCCGGCGCAGAGCAATTGCCCGGTCAGCGCGGACAGAAAGCAACTGGTGGGGGTCAGTGACCCTGCGGCGAACAGGCCGCAGACTCCGACCAGGTGGCAGGCCGCGGGGACGGTGCTCGCGAGGTTGTACGTCCTGACCCGGCCGCGGCCGATCTCGGCCGTGCCGAGCAGCGTGGTCAGCAGGGTCACCGGGCACATGGTGGCCGCGACCAGAGCAAGCCGGAACGGCACACCGAGCAGCACGGCCGGCAAGAGA
Above is a genomic segment from Streptomyces sp. SLBN-31 containing:
- a CDS encoding O-antigen ligase family protein; this translates as MAFSLVPGSALAGLWLLLGHLLPAVLLGVPFRLALVAATMCPVTLLTTLLGTAEIGRGRVRTYNLASTVPAACHLVGVCGLFAAGSLTPTSCFLSALTGQLLCAGVLLIATTTRVHDDGERVSPRTFGSFALRAYLPNLIHYGMLRLDVPVIQLLAGATAVAMYAVALPVAEAMFLLPTAVALVMFPAVTSGAVDARAAARIARTVFAAAAVSAAMVAAAAPILIPAVYGRPYSGAVQVIWAMLPGLVLFSMGRSLQAYLAATDLLRPVIVATVIAGMVNVALLAVLTPRCAAVGAGVADSAGYLVFAVLIGRGVRWGVRAGQHPPARPATESGQPAPARRPVGRLVAKWGGDRRQTVYPRYVRSMMFRRTPLVAAGLVTVAGVGYLAMAYGPAVSLVSAAVGLAVVVVACLLIPDAGLYVFAAAIPLSQSDIGTSLISPRRLAALMLVCLLGRVVSGAGIAWPKLIGALITVGTVAYMAAASAVVGDTRLQGTGNWQYLLLTCAPLLLVPLIAPPGPALDRALTVFCCGSVILAVIEIAQAGSIFAMKADLTPADTAVLAITQEGTANHNAVGALLVMATAVLIRRCSAARGRLTRLATAAAVVVLALGVAYSLSRAAYLAGIAMIALYAARRSLRGALALGAGAACMLPLLPAAIAARFDSILGGAPDANSAVRLDLWSSALRMFEAHPAFGVGYLNFAAQLPAYYQATGDYEVMFLQFPLLEFAHNTYLTVLSQTGLVGALGIGALALLGGRRAWRAIRSGDPAGEAALLAMVGAGVCSLFGEVLLVPPLLAALMLIILAAKPVPVGPSRGSEPAPAPVPESVPLRASAPVLASEPAPVAS